The proteins below come from a single Microbulbifer sp. Q7 genomic window:
- a CDS encoding branched-chain amino acid aminotransferase, which produces MNITIQPEAIVSLRGFEMPERLGFGTVMAPVMFRARYQDGRWSDGELIPYGPLSLDPAAKVLHYAQSCFEGLKAYRYGDGVGLFRPERNAARMAHSARRLCMPPVPESLFMDAVRTVASHCATLIPGSSGESLYLRPFLMGTQPDLSVTASKAYEFYVIASPSEAYHAGNMRLWVEREDSRAAVGGTGDAKVGGNYAASLLSIAGLKERGYDQSLWLNPGNRHTVDELSGMNFFAVMDGALHTPALNGSILEGVTRDSMLALAREQGLEVHERDIDIDDLLALVASGTCSEAFACGTAAIVSPISELGDGDRRYRLKQAPGPVADLLRRSLLDIQEGRAEDRFGWMQKVPVASY; this is translated from the coding sequence GTGAACATAACAATACAACCTGAAGCCATCGTCAGCCTGCGGGGATTTGAAATGCCGGAGCGCCTCGGCTTCGGCACGGTCATGGCCCCGGTGATGTTCCGGGCCCGATACCAGGACGGGCGTTGGAGCGATGGCGAGCTGATCCCCTATGGTCCTCTGTCGCTGGATCCTGCGGCAAAGGTGCTGCACTACGCCCAGTCCTGCTTTGAGGGACTCAAGGCCTATCGCTATGGCGATGGTGTGGGGCTTTTCCGCCCTGAGCGCAATGCGGCGCGCATGGCACACTCGGCCCGTCGTCTGTGTATGCCGCCGGTGCCGGAATCCCTGTTCATGGACGCGGTGCGCACGGTGGCATCTCACTGCGCCACGCTGATCCCGGGGAGTAGCGGCGAATCGCTGTATCTGCGCCCTTTCCTGATGGGTACCCAGCCGGATCTTTCGGTCACTGCCAGTAAGGCCTACGAGTTTTACGTCATTGCCAGTCCTTCCGAGGCATACCATGCCGGGAATATGCGCCTGTGGGTGGAGCGCGAAGACAGCCGCGCGGCGGTGGGTGGCACCGGCGATGCCAAGGTGGGCGGGAACTACGCGGCTTCCTTGCTGAGCATCGCCGGTCTCAAAGAGCGCGGGTACGACCAGTCCCTGTGGCTTAACCCCGGGAACCGCCACACCGTTGACGAGCTGTCTGGCATGAATTTCTTCGCGGTGATGGACGGCGCCCTGCACACGCCGGCCCTGAACGGCTCCATCCTGGAAGGCGTCACCCGGGATTCGATGCTCGCCCTGGCGCGGGAGCAGGGGCTTGAGGTGCATGAGCGGGACATTGATATCGACGACCTGTTGGCCTTGGTTGCCTCAGGTACCTGCAGCGAAGCCTTTGCCTGTGGCACGGCGGCCATTGTCAGCCCGATCAGCGAGCTGGGTGATGGCGACCGACGGTACCGCCTGAAGCAGGCGCCCGGTCCCGTAGCCGACCTGTTACGTCGCTCGCTGTTGGATATTCAGGAAGGCCGGGCCGAAGACCGCTTTGGTTGGATGCAAAAGGTGCCGGTGGCCAGCTACTGA
- a CDS encoding Yip1 family protein has translation MLNHLYGLMVQPRRQWQEIAGLSEKGLNRQIPYVIILALVPALCWYFGTTEIGWNIGGNGQVRTLTSNSALSLVAVFYVTMILAVVAVGYFIHWMAKTYGAKSNPMKGMVIAGFTATPIFVAGAAGLYPILWLDILLATLAVAYAVYLLYVGIPIVLNVNEERGFLFASAVVTACLVMAVVVMVGTVLFWSFVAAPVFQH, from the coding sequence ATGCTGAATCATCTCTATGGCCTGATGGTACAACCGCGCAGGCAGTGGCAGGAAATTGCTGGACTGTCTGAGAAAGGGCTCAACCGTCAGATTCCTTACGTCATTATTTTGGCGTTAGTACCCGCGTTGTGCTGGTATTTTGGCACTACAGAAATCGGCTGGAATATTGGCGGCAACGGCCAGGTGCGCACGCTGACCAGTAACAGTGCCCTGTCCCTGGTGGCGGTGTTCTATGTCACCATGATCCTTGCGGTGGTCGCCGTGGGTTATTTTATTCACTGGATGGCGAAAACCTACGGTGCCAAGTCCAACCCAATGAAGGGTATGGTGATCGCCGGGTTTACCGCGACCCCGATCTTTGTTGCCGGTGCGGCCGGTCTCTACCCCATCCTCTGGCTGGATATCCTGCTGGCAACCCTGGCGGTGGCTTATGCGGTGTACTTGCTGTATGTGGGCATTCCCATCGTGCTCAACGTCAATGAGGAGCGTGGTTTCCTGTTTGCCAGCGCGGTGGTTACGGCGTGTCTGGTCATGGCCGTGGTGGTGATGGTTGGCACCGTGCTGTTCTGGAGCTTTGTTGCCGCACCGGTGTTCCAGCACTGA
- a CDS encoding parallel beta-helix domain-containing protein → MKTPVKLGAVLLAALVAACSQDNGPGDTSSSPAASAAADFQKQLLKQLITAQPGDVIEIPEGRYELNRSLSLNVDGVTIRGAGMDKTILSFKNQIQGAEGLLVNASDFTIEDLALEDTIGDALKVNEGKNIIIRDIRVEWTNGPSTENGAYGIYPVQTENTLVEGTVAIGASDAGIYVGQSRNVIVRNNRAEFNVAGIEIENTIGADVYDNVATNNTGGILVFNMPNLPQPGHSTRVYNNKVYKNNTENFGHEGTPVAAVPAGSGVVINSNDFVEIFNNEISDNDTANIIVSSYFSAGYYSDKSTQENFDPYPEGIYIYDNTFTGGGTSPDHLELKALKVAKFGLTGRLPDVLWDGAIDSQKMVDGALPSALKLCIENEGVGIINIDVQNDFKNISTDIAAHNCSLKKLPQVVLEFDSEQEKDKAQHAENEVADA, encoded by the coding sequence ATGAAAACACCAGTCAAGTTGGGTGCCGTATTACTGGCAGCGTTGGTCGCAGCCTGTTCACAGGACAACGGGCCGGGCGATACCAGTAGCTCGCCTGCCGCGTCGGCCGCGGCCGATTTCCAGAAGCAGCTGCTTAAACAGCTGATCACGGCACAGCCCGGAGATGTGATCGAGATTCCGGAAGGACGCTACGAGTTGAACCGCAGTCTTTCGCTGAATGTCGACGGGGTCACGATACGCGGCGCGGGCATGGACAAAACCATCCTGTCCTTCAAAAACCAGATTCAGGGGGCGGAAGGGCTGCTGGTGAACGCCAGCGACTTCACCATTGAAGATCTCGCGCTGGAGGACACCATCGGTGATGCCCTCAAGGTCAATGAAGGCAAGAACATCATTATTCGGGATATTCGCGTGGAGTGGACCAATGGCCCGTCCACCGAGAATGGCGCTTATGGAATTTACCCAGTACAGACAGAAAACACGCTGGTAGAAGGCACCGTCGCCATCGGGGCCTCCGATGCGGGTATCTACGTTGGCCAGTCACGCAATGTGATTGTGCGCAACAACCGTGCGGAATTTAACGTGGCGGGGATCGAGATTGAAAATACGATCGGTGCCGATGTTTACGACAATGTAGCCACCAATAATACCGGCGGTATCCTGGTATTTAATATGCCGAACCTGCCGCAACCGGGCCACAGTACCCGCGTGTATAACAACAAGGTCTACAAGAATAATACCGAGAACTTTGGCCACGAGGGCACGCCCGTGGCGGCCGTGCCGGCGGGCTCTGGTGTGGTGATCAATTCCAATGATTTTGTTGAGATCTTCAACAACGAGATATCAGACAACGACACCGCCAACATTATTGTCAGCAGCTATTTTTCGGCCGGCTACTACAGCGATAAATCCACCCAGGAAAATTTTGACCCGTATCCGGAAGGTATTTATATCTACGACAACACCTTTACCGGTGGTGGCACGTCCCCGGATCACCTGGAGCTGAAAGCGCTGAAAGTGGCCAAGTTCGGCCTCACCGGCCGCCTGCCCGACGTATTGTGGGATGGGGCGATTGACAGCCAGAAAATGGTGGATGGCGCACTGCCGTCGGCACTCAAGCTATGTATCGAGAACGAAGGTGTTGGCATCATCAATATCGATGTGCAGAACGACTTCAAAAATATCTCTACGGACATTGCGGCCCACAACTGTAGCCTGAAGAAATTGCCGCAAGTCGTTCTTGAGTTTGATTCCGAACAGGAAAAAGACAAGGCGCAGCACGCAGAGAATGAGGTGGCCGATGCGTAA
- a CDS encoding SO2930 family diheme c-type cytochrome produces the protein MRKLCSLRWLGSAALALSLLGCGAPREPVALHERNAVPDNLSQWHLVNVTNGTLALNQRVIPYDLNTALFTDYAHKLRTVWMPEGTSAGYGDAHFDYPVGTIISKTFYYPLAEDGSVLRTDDYSRDFAENGLDLSNVKLIETRILVKRTDGWQALPYVWNEAQTDAVLEIAGEAMPLQLVNGAGNREVFTYVVPDANQCAGCHADNHTQKAVRPIGPRARHLNKRYDYATGSENQLVYWQQMGYLSNLPDLARVPRNVNYRDTSATLDERARSYLDINCGHCHNPSGPADTSGLMLYSAEHDMRKLGVCKPPVAAGTGSGDRLFAIVPGSPEDSILNFRVESTDPGAMMPELGRSLVHEEGAALLESWIASMPGNCS, from the coding sequence ATGCGTAAATTATGCTCGCTCCGCTGGTTAGGGAGCGCGGCGCTGGCGTTGTCGCTGTTGGGGTGCGGCGCCCCCCGCGAGCCGGTTGCACTGCACGAACGCAATGCGGTACCGGATAACCTGAGCCAATGGCATCTGGTCAATGTGACAAACGGTACCCTTGCACTCAACCAGCGCGTTATACCCTATGACCTGAATACCGCTTTGTTTACGGATTACGCCCACAAGCTGCGCACCGTATGGATGCCGGAAGGGACCAGTGCCGGTTATGGCGATGCGCATTTCGATTATCCGGTCGGGACCATCATCAGCAAGACATTTTATTATCCGTTGGCTGAAGATGGCTCGGTGCTACGGACCGATGATTATTCCCGGGACTTCGCCGAGAACGGCCTTGACCTGAGTAATGTCAAGCTGATCGAGACCCGCATTCTGGTCAAGCGTACGGACGGCTGGCAGGCGCTGCCCTATGTTTGGAATGAAGCCCAGACCGATGCAGTGCTGGAAATCGCGGGCGAAGCCATGCCGCTGCAGTTGGTGAACGGGGCTGGTAACCGAGAGGTATTTACCTATGTTGTGCCGGATGCCAATCAATGCGCCGGTTGTCACGCGGACAACCACACGCAGAAAGCGGTGCGCCCTATTGGCCCGCGGGCCCGCCACCTGAACAAGCGCTACGACTATGCAACGGGCAGCGAGAACCAGCTGGTGTACTGGCAGCAGATGGGATACCTGAGCAACTTGCCCGACCTCGCGCGTGTGCCGCGCAATGTGAATTACCGGGACACCAGCGCCACGCTGGACGAGCGGGCGCGCTCCTACCTGGATATTAACTGCGGCCACTGCCATAACCCCAGTGGTCCAGCGGATACATCCGGGCTGATGCTGTACAGCGCAGAACATGACATGCGCAAGCTTGGGGTGTGCAAGCCGCCGGTGGCCGCAGGCACCGGTTCCGGTGATCGGCTGTTTGCGATTGTTCCGGGAAGCCCGGAGGATTCCATCCTTAATTTTCGAGTGGAATCCACTGACCCGGGAGCGATGATGCCCGAGCTGGGGCGCAGCCTGGTGCATGAGGAAGGTGCGGCGCTACTCGAATCGTGGATTGCCTCAATGCCCGGCAACTGCAGCTGA